The proteins below are encoded in one region of Tolumonas auensis DSM 9187:
- a CDS encoding RNA recognition motif domain-containing protein, with protein sequence MNIPPRYSYCVLATVVLAVISYFIFPVIAIGILIGGLVSPLFANCGVAAKQTVSPASIPTPAKSSAAAPAVEADTDDSIVMTRAEYAGEVKTIYVGNLPYRANEAAIRKLFAEYGLVLSVRLVKDRDTGKRRGYGFVEMPADAADAAIAALNETEYLQRTLKVREANEKKELLKSEDDSSDSAEL encoded by the coding sequence ATGAACATTCCACCACGTTATTCATATTGCGTATTAGCTACTGTCGTACTTGCAGTAATCAGTTATTTCATTTTTCCCGTCATTGCTATCGGTATTCTGATTGGCGGACTGGTTTCTCCTTTGTTCGCGAACTGTGGTGTGGCTGCGAAACAAACTGTTTCTCCAGCCTCTATTCCGACACCAGCCAAATCATCAGCGGCAGCCCCAGCAGTTGAAGCCGATACTGACGATAGCATTGTTATGACCCGGGCTGAGTATGCCGGTGAGGTAAAAACCATTTATGTCGGCAATCTGCCTTACCGTGCTAATGAGGCAGCAATCCGTAAGTTATTCGCGGAATATGGCCTGGTGCTGTCAGTGCGGTTGGTCAAGGATCGGGATACAGGAAAACGTCGCGGGTATGGTTTTGTCGAGATGCCAGCTGATGCTGCAGATGCCGCTATAGCTGCACTGAATGAAACGGAATACCTGCAACGTACTTTGAAAGTACGTGAAGCGAATGAAAAGAAAGAATTGCTGAAATCAGAAGACGATAGTTCGGACTCAGCAGAACTCTAA
- the murI gene encoding glutamate racemase — translation MILPVVIRVRINVNILLFDSGMGGLSIYQEVRRRLPGHRYDYVFDNAFFPYGEQPEHIITARCCLLIEHLVSERQIDLVVIACNTASTIVLPALRERLAIPVVGVVPAIKPAAALTRNGSIGLLATPATVQRPYTSQLIAQFATHCQVLKLGVTELVVQAERKMAGYDVDEQAIHLALQPLLTHAMPPDTLVLGCTHFPLLKEEICRIMPGIQLVDSGAAIAKRVAALLQGKIASDVTDTAGQAFCTLLDPDAHKKSRILVEYGFHSLQLLEFC, via the coding sequence ATGATCCTGCCCGTCGTTATCAGGGTGAGAATCAACGTGAACATACTGCTTTTTGATTCAGGTATGGGTGGACTGTCCATTTACCAGGAAGTCCGCCGTCGTTTGCCCGGACACCGTTATGATTATGTCTTTGATAACGCCTTCTTTCCCTACGGTGAACAACCGGAACATATAATTACCGCCCGCTGTTGTCTGCTGATTGAACATCTGGTTTCAGAACGACAAATCGACTTGGTCGTCATTGCCTGTAATACGGCCAGCACTATTGTTTTACCTGCATTGCGTGAACGGCTCGCGATTCCTGTCGTAGGTGTTGTTCCGGCGATCAAGCCTGCCGCAGCGCTGACCCGGAATGGCAGTATCGGCTTATTAGCGACTCCGGCGACAGTTCAGCGTCCTTATACATCGCAGCTCATCGCGCAATTTGCCACCCACTGCCAGGTGCTGAAATTAGGTGTTACCGAGTTAGTCGTACAGGCGGAAAGAAAAATGGCTGGTTATGATGTGGATGAACAGGCAATTCATCTGGCGCTGCAGCCGCTGCTGACTCACGCAATGCCGCCGGATACGCTGGTTCTGGGATGTACACATTTCCCTCTGTTAAAAGAAGAGATCTGCCGCATCATGCCGGGTATTCAACTGGTGGATTCCGGTGCCGCTATCGCGAAACGTGTCGCGGCTTTATTACAAGGTAAAATCGCATCAGACGTGACCGATACCGCTGGTCAGGCGTTCTGCACGTTGCTGGATCCGGACGCGCATAAAAAAAGCCGCATTCTTGTCGAATACGGCTTCCACTCTTTACAGCTATTAGAGTTCTGCTGA
- a CDS encoding serine/threonine protein kinase — translation MQSSFQFQSLTPELILSALAAQGLYPESGLTPLNSYENRVYLFQAEDRERYVVKFYRPERWNQQQLQEEHHLTQHLVANDVPLIAPLSFQSDSLHYIDGFYYAIWPYRAGRAVELDNLMQLEAVGQALGRWHASVTGYVLQHRPAFDVVNRLTTSVSYLLQYKPWGKTKLPWEELLARLQLQLQEHELFSVPQLALHGDCHAGNILWRDAPVLLDLDDCVMGPAIQDIWMLLSGDAREQRQQIYTILDGYEEFCEFDERQLSFIEPLRTLRMLNYLVWLHRRWQDPAFPQAFPWFNHSDYWHNQFRALTEQAKLLDRPVPVTSYNC, via the coding sequence ATGCAATCATCCTTTCAGTTCCAGTCGTTAACCCCAGAGTTGATCCTGTCAGCTCTGGCGGCACAAGGTTTATACCCCGAATCCGGATTAACACCCCTTAACAGTTACGAAAACCGCGTCTATCTGTTTCAGGCCGAAGATCGTGAGCGGTATGTGGTGAAATTTTACCGTCCGGAACGCTGGAACCAGCAACAGCTGCAGGAAGAGCATCATCTGACGCAGCATCTTGTTGCCAATGATGTACCGCTCATCGCGCCATTATCGTTTCAGAGCGATTCACTGCACTATATTGATGGCTTCTATTATGCAATCTGGCCTTACCGTGCCGGACGGGCCGTAGAGCTGGATAATTTGATGCAATTAGAAGCCGTCGGTCAGGCATTAGGGCGCTGGCATGCCAGCGTCACCGGTTATGTTCTGCAACATCGTCCGGCATTTGACGTAGTTAATCGTCTGACTACGTCGGTGAGCTACCTGCTGCAATATAAGCCGTGGGGAAAAACAAAATTACCATGGGAAGAACTGCTTGCCCGGCTGCAACTGCAATTACAGGAACATGAGCTGTTTTCAGTCCCGCAACTGGCTCTGCATGGTGATTGTCATGCCGGTAATATTCTCTGGCGCGATGCACCCGTGCTGCTGGATCTGGATGACTGTGTCATGGGACCCGCCATACAGGATATCTGGATGTTACTTTCCGGCGATGCCCGTGAACAACGTCAGCAGATTTATACCATTCTGGATGGCTACGAAGAATTCTGTGAATTTGATGAGCGTCAGCTGAGTTTTATCGAACCGCTGCGTACCCTGCGGATGCTGAATTATCTGGTCTGGTTGCACCGGCGTTGGCAAGACCCGGCATTCCCACAGGCATTTCCGTGGTTTAACCACAGTGATTACTGGCATAACCAATTCCGCGCACTGACTGAACAAGCGAAATTACTGGATCGGCCAGTCCCGGTTACCAGCTATAACTGTTAG
- a CDS encoding YihD family protein: MQCHRIEELLELLQDEWLKEQDLNLLQFLQKIATEAGYAEPLQSISDDTLIYQLKMRSRGESEMIPGLAKDVVPDFKEALLRARGIIK, encoded by the coding sequence ATGCAATGTCACCGCATTGAAGAACTGCTGGAATTACTACAGGACGAATGGCTGAAAGAGCAGGATCTGAATCTGCTGCAATTTCTGCAGAAAATTGCCACCGAAGCCGGTTATGCCGAACCCCTGCAATCTATCAGTGATGACACGCTGATCTATCAGTTGAAAATGCGCAGCCGCGGCGAAAGCGAAATGATCCCGGGTCTGGCTAAAGACGTGGTGCCTGATTTTAAAGAAGCACTCCTGCGTGCCCGCGGCATTATCAAATAA
- a CDS encoding phytoene/squalene synthase family protein has protein sequence MTEPLQAELLAKVSRTFALTIPQLPAPLADWVGNAYLLCRIADTIEDEPALSCEEKASFIQLFLDVLSGTQPANQLHEQLSPRLSSGTSLAEQELITQTVSVIAHYQQFPDDVQQILLRGVQIMSRGMARYQYLASPQGLEDQTALDHYCYAVAGVVGEMLTALFIAYRPALSANKEELRALSVSFGLGLQLTNILKDVWDDARRGVCWWPQTLIRQGIVWPPTDKQTLTASRKELVAIANGHLRDALDYTLALPAEEQGLRQFCLWALGMAVLTLQKIQRSDDYINGSNVKITRKDVRRVILGCRLTGRYDHGLRLLFAWWARGLGCQRRCYRQLYRTVSCW, from the coding sequence ATGACTGAACCTCTGCAAGCCGAATTACTGGCTAAAGTTTCACGTACCTTTGCACTGACTATTCCACAGTTGCCGGCCCCGCTGGCGGACTGGGTCGGGAACGCCTACCTGTTATGCCGCATCGCGGATACCATCGAGGACGAACCGGCACTTTCCTGTGAAGAAAAAGCCAGTTTTATTCAGCTGTTTCTGGATGTGCTGTCCGGAACACAACCTGCTAATCAGTTGCATGAACAGCTGTCGCCACGTCTTTCTTCCGGCACATCGCTTGCTGAGCAGGAACTGATTACCCAGACAGTCAGTGTCATTGCGCATTACCAGCAATTTCCGGATGACGTGCAGCAGATATTACTGCGTGGTGTCCAGATCATGAGCCGGGGCATGGCCCGTTATCAGTATCTGGCCTCTCCGCAGGGGCTGGAAGATCAAACCGCGCTGGATCACTATTGTTATGCCGTGGCTGGTGTAGTCGGTGAAATGCTGACGGCGCTGTTTATTGCTTACCGTCCTGCTTTGTCGGCCAACAAAGAAGAATTGCGTGCGTTATCTGTATCCTTCGGGCTTGGTTTACAACTGACCAATATATTGAAAGATGTCTGGGATGATGCCCGGCGCGGTGTCTGCTGGTGGCCGCAGACATTAATCAGACAAGGAATTGTCTGGCCGCCGACAGACAAGCAAACGCTGACTGCCAGCAGAAAAGAATTAGTCGCCATTGCCAATGGCCATCTGCGTGATGCATTGGATTACACACTGGCATTGCCGGCAGAAGAGCAGGGCCTGCGCCAGTTCTGTCTGTGGGCACTGGGAATGGCCGTGCTGACGTTGCAGAAAATTCAGCGTTCTGACGACTATATTAATGGCAGTAATGTCAAAATTACCCGTAAAGATGTGCGTCGGGTCATTCTCGGTTGCCGCTTAACCGGTCGTTATGACCACGGCCTGCGGTTATTATTTGCCTGGTGGGCGCGGGGGCTTGGTTGCCAGCGGCGTTGTTACCGGCAGCTATACCGGACCGTGAGTTGTTGGTAA
- the ubiD gene encoding 4-hydroxy-3-polyprenylbenzoate decarboxylase gives MKYRDLRDFIQLLEQRGQLKRIKQEIDPYLEMTEIADRTLRAQGPALLFENPKGSRYPVLANLFGTPQRVAWGMGQEDVSALRDVGEWMAMLKEPEPPKGLRDLFDKLPLFKQILNMPVKRLSKAPCQDIILTGDDVDLNQLPVQHCWPGDVAPLVTWGLTITKGPYKKRQNLGIYRQQLLAKNKLIMRWLDHRGGAIDFREWQEAHPGEPFPVVVAIGADPATILGAVTPVPDTLSEYAFAGLLRQSRTEVVKALSCDLDVPASAEIVLEGYLMPGETAPEGPYGDHTGYYNEVDDFSVFTITHMTMRKDAIYHSTYTGRPPDEPAMLGVALNEVFVPLVRKQFPEIVDFYLPPEGCSYRMAVVTIKKRYPGHAKRVMMGVWSFLRQFMYTKFVIVCDEDVNARDWNDVIWAITTRMDPARDTTLIEHTPIDYLDFASPVAGLGSKMGLDATNKWPGETQREWGTPIHMDEAVKRRVDELWDSLGIFD, from the coding sequence ATGAAATACCGTGACTTACGTGATTTTATTCAATTGCTGGAGCAGCGTGGCCAGCTGAAGCGCATCAAACAGGAAATCGATCCTTATCTGGAAATGACGGAAATTGCCGACCGCACTTTGCGGGCACAGGGTCCGGCGCTGTTGTTTGAGAATCCGAAGGGTTCCCGCTATCCCGTGCTGGCAAACCTGTTCGGCACGCCACAACGGGTAGCCTGGGGCATGGGACAGGAGGATGTCAGCGCCCTGCGTGATGTCGGCGAATGGATGGCGATGCTGAAAGAACCGGAACCGCCGAAAGGATTGCGCGATCTGTTTGATAAACTGCCGCTGTTCAAGCAGATCCTGAATATGCCGGTGAAGCGGCTGAGCAAAGCACCGTGTCAGGACATTATTCTGACGGGTGACGACGTGGATCTGAATCAGCTGCCGGTCCAGCACTGCTGGCCGGGCGATGTGGCGCCCTTAGTCACCTGGGGTCTGACCATCACGAAAGGACCGTATAAAAAGCGGCAGAATCTCGGCATCTACCGGCAGCAACTGCTGGCAAAAAACAAGCTAATCATGCGCTGGCTGGATCATCGTGGCGGCGCTATCGATTTTCGTGAGTGGCAGGAAGCACATCCCGGTGAGCCATTTCCGGTCGTCGTGGCTATTGGTGCAGATCCGGCAACCATTTTAGGTGCGGTGACACCGGTGCCGGATACATTATCGGAATATGCATTTGCCGGATTATTACGTCAGAGCCGGACCGAAGTCGTCAAAGCCCTGAGTTGTGATCTCGATGTACCGGCCAGTGCCGAGATCGTACTGGAAGGTTATCTGATGCCGGGGGAAACCGCGCCGGAAGGGCCATATGGTGATCACACAGGTTATTACAATGAAGTGGATGATTTTTCGGTGTTTACCATCACCCACATGACGATGCGGAAAGATGCGATTTATCACAGCACCTATACCGGACGTCCGCCGGATGAGCCAGCCATGCTGGGTGTGGCACTGAATGAGGTCTTTGTGCCACTGGTACGCAAACAATTCCCGGAAATTGTCGATTTTTATCTGCCACCGGAAGGCTGCTCTTACCGCATGGCGGTGGTCACGATTAAAAAGCGTTATCCCGGCCATGCCAAGCGGGTCATGATGGGCGTATGGAGTTTCCTGCGCCAGTTTATGTATACCAAGTTTGTGATTGTTTGTGATGAAGATGTTAACGCGCGGGATTGGAATGACGTAATATGGGCTATCACTACACGCATGGATCCGGCCAGAGATACTACGCTTATAGAGCATACACCGATTGATTATCTGGACTTTGCTTCACCGGTTGCAGGTTTAGGTTCGAAGATGGGACTGGATGCAACCAATAAGTGGCCGGGAGAAACGCAGCGCGAATGGGGTACTCCCATTCATATGGATGAGGCGGTCAAACGCCGTGTTGATGAACTCTGGGATTCGCTGGGTATTTTCGACTAA
- the fre gene encoding NAD(P)H-flavin reductase, translating to MLRTVCHLETLHECAEHIWHVRLIPEQQIAYKPGQYLQVIMGEKDKRSFSIASSPTRGNVLELQIGATPGNPYPGQVLEALRTNGKIDIEMPLGNAYLREHSDRPILLIAGGTGYSYARSILQYLVDHQMPRRTYLYWGVRKADQLYEGEEVLNWASEFKNLTFVPVVQFPDDDWLGRAGLVHEAVLSDFHSFSQFDIYVAGRFEMAAVVRDALRHRDVQEEQLFGDAFNFI from the coding sequence ATGCTACGCACTGTCTGTCATCTGGAAACCCTGCATGAATGCGCGGAACATATCTGGCATGTCCGTCTGATCCCGGAACAGCAGATTGCCTATAAACCAGGGCAATATCTGCAGGTGATCATGGGCGAGAAAGATAAACGTTCATTTTCAATTGCCAGCTCGCCTACCCGGGGCAATGTGCTGGAACTGCAGATTGGCGCCACACCGGGGAACCCGTATCCGGGGCAGGTGCTGGAAGCATTACGCACGAATGGCAAAATCGATATTGAAATGCCATTGGGTAATGCGTATCTGCGCGAACACAGTGACCGCCCGATCCTGCTGATTGCCGGCGGCACAGGTTACAGTTATGCCCGTTCAATTCTGCAGTATCTGGTCGATCATCAGATGCCCCGCCGTACTTATCTTTATTGGGGTGTGCGGAAAGCCGATCAGCTGTATGAAGGGGAAGAAGTTTTAAACTGGGCGAGCGAATTTAAGAATCTGACTTTTGTGCCGGTTGTCCAGTTCCCGGATGATGACTGGCTGGGCCGTGCAGGATTAGTGCATGAAGCGGTATTGAGCGACTTCCACTCTTTCAGCCAGTTTGATATCTATGTCGCTGGCCGCTTTGAAATGGCTGCGGTAGTGCGGGACGCTTTGCGTCATCGCGACGTGCAGGAAGAGCAGTTGTTCGGGGATGCGTTTAACTTCATTTAA
- the ubiK gene encoding ubiquinone biosynthesis accessory factor UbiK, with product MINPNKIEEMARTIQAALPPGLKSVGEEVDKKVKQVIQAQLMKLDLVSREEFDVQTKVLLRTREKLQALEDKLQQLEKQLSERG from the coding sequence ATGATCAATCCGAACAAAATTGAAGAGATGGCGCGCACTATTCAGGCCGCATTGCCGCCGGGGCTGAAAAGCGTGGGCGAAGAAGTGGACAAAAAAGTCAAACAGGTGATTCAGGCACAGTTAATGAAACTGGATCTGGTGAGCCGCGAAGAGTTTGATGTGCAGACCAAAGTACTGCTGCGCACCCGTGAAAAATTGCAGGCACTGGAAGATAAACTGCAGCAGCTGGAAAAACAGCTGTCAGAACGCGGTTAA
- the recQ gene encoding DNA helicase RecQ: MQDTFSVQSHPYPQPLDVLREVFGYQAFRPGQDAVIAQLVSGHDVLAIMPTGGGKSLCYQIPALVRPGLAIVVSPLIALIKDQVDALRANGVAAAGLHSGLARDELLEVYSQLWRGDLKLLYVAPERILLPDFLARLQDIPLALIAIDEAHCISQWGHDFRPEYAELGRLKQLFPQVPIAALTATADDATRLDILNRLGLHEPLVHLASFDRPNIRYTLVEKFKPSEQLLHYVQKQAGQCGIVYCTSRKRTEEVADILKVRNYRAACYHAGLPADERARVQDAFIRDDLDIVVATVAFGMGIDKPNVRFVVHYDIPKNIESYYQETGRAGRDGLPAEALLLFDPADIERVRGLLEKNENAEQRQVEIFKLNLMSAFAEAQTCRRQVLLNYFGEYHAEPCGNCDICLDPPKTYDGTEDAQKALSCVYRVGQRYGMGHVIEILRGAQSQRIRELGHDKLSTYGIGKEQSHEYWVSVLRQLIHKGLLVQNITRHLVLQLTEAARPILRGEQALELAVPRTELLSAKKLRRRELELAQGEDAALFRELRKLRKQLAEEEGIPPYVVFNDATLLELAQFRPTTESEMLTINGVGYRKLERFGEVFLECIREHAEL; the protein is encoded by the coding sequence ATGCAGGATACTTTCTCCGTGCAGTCACATCCGTATCCTCAGCCGTTAGACGTGCTGCGGGAGGTTTTCGGCTATCAGGCATTTCGTCCGGGACAAGATGCGGTAATTGCGCAATTAGTTTCCGGACACGATGTGCTGGCGATCATGCCCACCGGTGGCGGAAAATCGTTGTGCTATCAAATTCCGGCCCTGGTGCGCCCCGGTCTGGCGATTGTGGTTTCGCCACTGATTGCGTTGATCAAAGATCAGGTCGATGCGCTGCGGGCAAATGGTGTCGCCGCGGCTGGTTTACATTCCGGGCTGGCACGTGACGAGTTGCTGGAAGTTTACAGTCAGCTCTGGCGTGGCGATCTGAAACTGCTGTATGTGGCGCCGGAGCGTATCTTGCTGCCGGATTTTCTGGCGCGATTGCAGGATATCCCGCTGGCGCTGATTGCCATTGATGAAGCGCACTGTATCTCGCAGTGGGGGCATGATTTCCGCCCGGAATATGCTGAATTGGGAAGACTGAAACAACTCTTCCCGCAGGTACCCATCGCCGCGCTGACGGCGACGGCGGATGATGCGACCCGCCTGGATATTCTCAACCGCTTAGGTTTGCATGAACCATTGGTACATCTGGCCAGTTTCGACCGGCCTAATATCCGTTACACACTGGTCGAAAAGTTTAAACCCTCCGAGCAGTTACTGCATTACGTACAAAAACAGGCCGGGCAGTGCGGTATCGTCTATTGCACCAGCCGTAAACGTACCGAGGAAGTGGCTGATATACTGAAGGTCCGCAATTACCGCGCCGCCTGTTATCACGCCGGATTACCGGCAGATGAACGGGCCCGGGTGCAGGATGCGTTTATCCGCGATGATCTGGATATTGTGGTCGCCACCGTGGCCTTTGGGATGGGGATCGACAAACCCAACGTGCGGTTTGTGGTGCATTACGATATCCCGAAAAATATCGAATCCTACTATCAGGAAACCGGTCGGGCCGGTCGTGATGGTCTGCCGGCAGAAGCATTATTACTGTTTGATCCGGCAGATATTGAACGTGTCAGAGGATTGCTGGAAAAAAACGAGAATGCCGAACAGCGGCAGGTCGAAATCTTCAAGCTGAATCTGATGTCTGCGTTTGCCGAGGCACAAACCTGCCGGCGTCAGGTATTGCTGAACTACTTTGGCGAATACCATGCCGAACCTTGTGGCAACTGCGATATCTGTCTTGATCCACCGAAAACTTATGACGGCACCGAAGATGCGCAGAAAGCACTGTCCTGTGTTTACCGGGTCGGACAGCGGTACGGCATGGGGCATGTGATCGAAATACTGCGTGGTGCACAGAGTCAGCGGATCCGCGAACTGGGACACGACAAACTCTCTACGTATGGGATCGGGAAAGAACAATCCCATGAATACTGGGTATCCGTGCTGCGTCAGCTGATCCATAAAGGGTTGCTGGTACAGAACATCACCCGGCATCTGGTGCTGCAACTCACGGAAGCGGCGCGCCCCATCTTGCGTGGTGAACAGGCTTTAGAGCTTGCGGTTCCCCGTACCGAGTTGTTATCGGCGAAGAAGCTACGCCGCCGCGAACTGGAACTGGCACAAGGGGAAGATGCGGCGCTGTTCCGTGAATTACGCAAACTGCGGAAACAGCTGGCCGAGGAAGAGGGCATTCCACCGTATGTGGTATTTAACGATGCGACTTTGCTGGAGTTGGCTCAATTCAGACCGACCACTGAATCCGAGATGCTGACCATCAATGGCGTGGGTTACCGTAAGTTAGAACGCTTCGGTGAGGTATTTCTGGAATGCATCCGTGAACATGCTGAACTGTAG
- the rarD gene encoding EamA family transporter RarD gives MKSSTKGMLYALTAFLIWGIAPLYFKHIGFVPAEEIVTHRIIWSCLFLILLVWWTKTGRQVVTVFRHPRYLALLTATALLIAGNWLLFIWAINHDHMLESSLGYFINPLLNILLGMLFLGERLRFWQWLAVALAVSGVLLQIVTLGVFPWIALSLASSFAVYGLIRKKIAVDSLTGLLVETVMLTPVAVWYLFWHADSATSQLTQNALSLNLWLIAAGIITTVPLLCFTAGAKRLRLSTIGFFQYLGPSLMFIFAITLYHEPIVWQKWLTFALIWSALVIFSWEALRFNRQN, from the coding sequence ATGAAATCATCGACCAAAGGGATGCTGTATGCCCTTACTGCATTTCTGATCTGGGGTATCGCACCGCTTTATTTCAAACATATCGGCTTTGTCCCGGCCGAGGAAATTGTCACACACCGTATTATCTGGTCCTGTCTGTTTCTGATCCTGCTGGTGTGGTGGACTAAAACCGGCCGGCAGGTAGTGACGGTATTCCGGCATCCCCGCTATCTGGCTCTGCTTACCGCCACAGCACTGCTGATTGCCGGCAACTGGCTGTTGTTTATCTGGGCGATCAATCATGATCATATGCTGGAATCCAGCCTCGGTTATTTCATTAATCCGCTGCTGAATATTCTGCTGGGGATGCTGTTTTTAGGTGAACGCCTGCGCTTCTGGCAGTGGCTCGCGGTCGCTCTGGCTGTCTCGGGTGTTTTATTACAAATCGTGACTCTGGGGGTATTCCCATGGATCGCATTATCTCTGGCCAGCAGTTTTGCGGTTTACGGATTGATCAGGAAAAAAATCGCGGTGGATTCACTCACTGGTTTGCTGGTCGAAACCGTGATGTTAACACCTGTGGCGGTCTGGTATCTGTTCTGGCATGCAGATAGCGCCACTAGTCAGCTGACGCAGAACGCTTTGTCTCTGAACCTCTGGCTGATTGCGGCCGGGATCATTACCACCGTCCCCCTGCTCTGCTTTACTGCGGGCGCAAAACGTCTGCGTCTTTCCACCATTGGCTTCTTTCAGTATCTCGGCCCCAGCCTGATGTTTATCTTTGCCATCACGCTCTATCACGAACCGATCGTCTGGCAAAAGTGGCTGACCTTTGCATTGATCTGGTCGGCACTGGTGATTTTCAGCTGGGAAGCGCTGCGCTTTAACCGCCAAAACTAA
- a CDS encoding PTS sugar transporter subunit IIB — protein sequence MKKIFLCCAAGMSTSMVVNKMKQAATQKGVEAEIIAVAMEEFDTTLPKYDCCLLGPQIKYKFEEFKKKAEAAGKPIAVINSMDYGMMRGDKILADALAMMA from the coding sequence ATGAAGAAAATATTTCTCTGCTGTGCTGCCGGTATGTCTACCAGCATGGTTGTAAACAAAATGAAGCAGGCTGCTACTCAGAAAGGTGTAGAAGCGGAAATCATCGCTGTTGCAATGGAAGAATTCGATACCACGCTGCCAAAATATGACTGCTGTCTGTTAGGGCCGCAAATCAAATACAAGTTCGAAGAATTCAAGAAAAAAGCGGAAGCCGCAGGCAAACCGATCGCTGTGATTAACAGCATGGATTACGGCATGATGCGTGGCGACAAGATCCTCGCTGATGCACTGGCCATGATGGCTTAA
- a CDS encoding PTS cellobiose transporter subunit IIC, with translation MSNAFFDFIENKISPIAARAGTQRHIMAVRDGFIGAMPFMIVGSFLLVFAFPPFSPDTTFTLGQWWLAMSKNYFNEIMTPFNMSMGIMACYISAGIAYNLAQSYKIDAFPCAMLSLMTFLLIAAPMKDGTLPANFLGGTGIFTTIIVGIYVTELMRFLKIRNIGIKLPEQVPEKIRQSFNLLIPALIVILTIYPLNLFIQHQFGMILPDAIMAIFKPLISAADSLPAILLAVFLAHILWFAGIHGAAIVGGILQPFFLVNLGLNQAALAAGQPLPHTFVEPFWSFFIVLGGSGATLGLVLLYMRSKSAHLRSIGKLGIVPACFNINEPVIFGSPIVMNPVLFFPFIVAPMVNATIAYTAATTDLIGKVISLVPWTAPAPIGAAWGAGWQMGNGLLVIGLIVLDLLIYLPFFKVYEKQLLAQEAENEAEMNAQTA, from the coding sequence ATGTCTAATGCATTTTTTGATTTTATCGAAAACAAAATCAGCCCTATAGCAGCCCGGGCTGGTACCCAACGTCACATCATGGCGGTTCGTGACGGTTTTATCGGTGCGATGCCTTTCATGATTGTAGGCTCGTTCCTGCTGGTGTTTGCCTTCCCACCTTTCTCGCCTGATACCACCTTTACCCTGGGTCAATGGTGGCTGGCGATGTCGAAGAACTATTTCAATGAAATCATGACACCATTCAATATGTCGATGGGGATCATGGCCTGTTATATCAGTGCGGGGATTGCGTATAACCTGGCACAAAGCTACAAAATCGATGCCTTCCCATGTGCCATGTTGTCACTGATGACGTTCCTGCTGATTGCGGCACCGATGAAAGACGGTACGCTGCCGGCGAATTTCCTGGGTGGTACCGGTATTTTCACGACCATCATTGTCGGCATCTATGTTACTGAGCTGATGCGTTTCCTGAAGATCCGCAACATCGGCATCAAACTGCCGGAACAGGTACCGGAAAAAATCCGTCAGTCGTTCAACCTGCTGATCCCGGCACTGATTGTGATCCTGACCATTTACCCGCTGAACCTGTTTATCCAGCATCAGTTTGGCATGATCCTGCCTGACGCAATCATGGCTATCTTCAAACCATTGATTTCTGCAGCTGACTCTCTGCCTGCCATCCTGCTGGCGGTGTTCCTGGCACACATCCTGTGGTTTGCCGGTATCCACGGTGCCGCGATCGTCGGTGGTATTCTGCAACCTTTCTTCCTGGTAAACCTGGGTCTGAACCAGGCGGCACTGGCGGCTGGCCAACCACTGCCTCACACCTTTGTTGAGCCTTTCTGGAGCTTCTTCATCGTATTGGGTGGTTCTGGTGCGACTTTAGGTCTGGTACTGCTCTACATGCGCAGTAAATCAGCGCACCTGCGTTCAATCGGTAAACTGGGTATCGTTCCTGCCTGCTTTAACATCAACGAGCCGGTGATTTTCGGTAGCCCAATCGTGATGAACCCTGTGCTGTTCTTCCCGTTCATCGTGGCACCAATGGTTAACGCGACCATTGCTTACACCGCAGCTACTACTGACCTGATCGGCAAAGTGATCTCGCTGGTACCGTGGACTGCGCCTGCACCAATCGGTGCTGCATGGGGCGCCGGCTGGCAGATGGGTAATGGTTTGCTGGTTATCGGTCTGATTGTGCTTGACCTGCTGATCTACCTGCCATTCTTCAAAGTGTATGAAAAACAACTGCTGGCTCAGGAAGCTGAGAACGAAGCAGAAATGAACGCGCAGACCGCTTAA